A genomic segment from Necator americanus strain Aroian chromosome III, whole genome shotgun sequence encodes:
- a CDS encoding hypothetical protein (NECATOR_CHRIII.G12226.T3) codes for MTQFPLQIGLSYIFAFASILTTTESLHGSPSLGGSQPVDSGDRLPVSAEPGLTHDILVSRTSVRSKACNQVTGRCKGGGLESPPTNKLHMSTPGERKFSRKLMGLEACNLPMGFKKNYAKHSNRKESPDYAGKPDTVAPSRTLLQESCRLPKRKRTRMAICTYNARTFASKAAIEDLMMQAKKIKYDVIGLTETRRRHSLNAVYETGEELFLGTCDSRGVGGVGVLVNTSMTKNIDSFEQLTTRIGRLWMRRCGPTPALTIFVAYAPTSSYEEEEEVEAFYMDLEKFYREDHAFYKVIIGDFNAKFGPRRTLEELHIGTHGLQWNDQGERLSEFIMTTKTIHGNSQFQKPSSLCWTWESPGGGYRNEIDHIIVNKRFCLTDVGVVPKFYTGSDHRLLRGRFSFTKRAEKAAKFRERNPRTAINWDLFATQSGFWEDSAMDNIDEEYDRLGEHLHDCAKKAESFKTTKRRLSLETLELIRQRGAARAAGNQELTSELVRLCREAIKEDLKERRAEVLAEAAEAGKSIRYARRDFASRKTRMTALRNPKGTAIASRRGMEKIIYDFYSDLFDSHVHLPPPHLREDGQVIPEVLPSEIRHAIMSVRNRTAPGPDRIRPEHLKSLPPVLINTLARLFTRYLSECKAPKQWKTSKTVLLYKKGDLHDIGNYRPICLLTIDHIHTVSKLIEVSREYKMPLCLTFIDLKKAFDSVETEAVVEALDNQGVPTQYIKVLRELYSNFTTGFSPFYNIVIDVKRGVRQGDTISPKISTTLSLENAMRKLEWDDMGVKVDGRQLHHLRFADDIVLITPSISQAERMLTEFDETCGCTGLQLNLQKTMFMRNGWVSDAPFTLNGTIISECTSYVYLGRELNMMRYLTPELGRRRRAAWGAYKSIEDVVKKTRNTQLSAHLFNTTVLPSLTYASETWAFRKH; via the exons ATGACACAATTTCCTTTGCAAATCGGATTGTCGTACATTTTCGCATTCGCATCGATTCTGACAACTACCGAATCgctccacggatctccctcactaggaggatcacagccg gtggattcaggggatcgactccctgtttctgctgagccaggactgactcatgacatccttgtatctcGCACGTCGGTTCGgtcaaaagcctgcaatcaagtgactgggaggtgcaagggaggcggtttggagtcgcctccaacaaataagctccacatgtccactccgggagaacgaaagttctcccgaaaactcatgggactagaggcttgcaacctgccaatgggttttaaaaaaaattacgcaaaacacagtaatagaaaagagtctcctgattacGCAGGAAAGCCTGATACGGTAGCGCCAAGTAGGACGttgttgcaggagtcatgtaggctaccaaaacggaaaaggactaggatggcgatctgtacttataacgcacgtacgttTGCATCgaaagcggccatcgaagatctgatgatgcaagccaagaagatcaagtacgacgtcatcggactgaccgagacgagacgacgtcactctctcaacgccgtatatgaaactggagaagaactgttcttaggaacatgcgacagtagaggtgttggtggagttggcgttttagtcaacacgagtatgacaaagaacatcgactcttttgaacaacttacgacccgaattgGACGTCtgtggatgagaagatgtggcccaacaccagctttgactatcttcgtcgcttacgctccaacatcaagctacgaagaagaagaagaagttgaagctttctatatggacctggagaagttctaccgagaagatcatgccttctacaaggtcataattggcgatttcaacgccaagtttggcccaagaagaacgctggaggaacttcacatcgggacccacggcctacaatggaatgaccagggggagaggctctccgagttcatcatgacgactaagaccatccatgggaactcgcaattccagaagccctcctctctatgctggacgtgggagtcacctggtggagggtaccgtaatgaaatagaccacatcatcgtcaataaaaggttctgcctgacggacgtcggtgttgtaccaaagttctatacgggatcggaccatcgcctcctccgaggaagattttccttcacaaagagagcagagaaagcagCCAAGTTCAgggagagaaatcccaggactgccatcaactgggatctcttcgctacgcaatccggcttttgggaagattccgcaatggacaacatcgacgaggaatatgaccggcttggtgaacaccttcacgactgcgcgaagaaggctgagagttttaaaaccaccaagaggcgcctgtctcttgaaactcttgagctgatacgccagcgtggagcagcacgagccgcagggaaccaagaactcacgtccgagctcgtaaggctttgcagagaggcaataaaggaagaccttaaagagagaagagcagaagtgctggctgaagctgcagaggcggggaaaagcatccgctatgcccgtcgagacttcgccagtcgcaagacaaggatgactgctctccggaacccaaagggaacagccattgcatcgagaagggggatggagaaaatcatctacgacttctactctgatctcttcgacagccatgtccacttacCTCCTccccatctgagggaagatggacaagtcattccagaggttctcccgtccgaaatacgacatgccatcatgtcagtaagaaatcgtacggcacccggtcctgacagaataagaccagaacacttgaagagccttccgccagtactcatcaacaccctggcgaggctctttacacgttatctgtcggaatgcaaggctcctaaacagtggaaaaccagcaagaccgtgttgttgtataaaaagggagatctacatgacatcggcaactatcgtccaatctgcttact cacgattgaccacattcacactgtttcgaaactcatcgaggtatcacgagagtacaagatgccgctctgtctcaccttcatcgacttgaaaaaggccttcgactcagttgagacggaagcggtcgtggaagccttggacaaccaaggcgtccctactcagtacataaaggtacttcgagagttgtacagtaacttcacgaccggattttcgccattctacaacatcgtcattgacgtgaagaggggggtccgacagggtgatacaatttcaccgaAAATATCCACAACCCTatccctcgagaacgcaatgcgaaagttggaatgggacgacatgggagtgaaggttgatggtcggcagctacaccatttgcgctttgctgatgacatcgtcctgataacacctagcatcagccaagcggaacgaatgctgaccgaattcgacgaaacatgtggatgcaccggtcttcagctgaatctacaaaagacgatgttcatgcggaacggttgggtctcggatgcccctttcacgctcaacggaacgatcatatccgaatgcaccagctacgtttatctgggtcgggaactgaacatgatgagaTACCTGAcacccgagctgggcagaaggagacgagcggcttggggagcgtacaagagcatcgaggatgtagtgaagaagaccaggaacacccagctaagtgctcacctcttcaacaccaccgtacttccttctttgacctatgcttcggaaacctgggcatttcgcaagcactaa
- a CDS encoding hypothetical protein (NECATOR_CHRIII.G12226.T2), whose product MSEVSNSFSAWETLPEDEPPLCIAVRRAVSPPRHYEAVNRCGGKFIQASTCQHVNMKHGVVAQELALEALR is encoded by the coding sequence atgtcggaagtgtcgaactccttctcagcttgggagaccctgccggaggacgaacctccgctgtgcatcgcagttcgacgcgcagtgtcacctccacgccactatgaggcggtaaaccgttgtggaggaaaaTTTATACAGGCGTCAACATGTCAACATgtcaacatgaagcacggtgtagttgcgcaGGAgcttgcgctcgaagcgctgaGGTGA
- a CDS encoding hypothetical protein (NECATOR_CHRIII.G12228.T1): MLRLLPSLLLVAVVQHVLSSSWEMVTVTLGSEHYTDNGKHNVLDDFYELFDEFAEQQGIHFNKRNFREIETNISGLPVAKYGLRGVDCEQLRQFLSSIKAQKYHLQYASVKCGPMTFSFCMGFSCNPDDFGVKGYNRTTHTAYKK; encoded by the exons ATGCTTCGTCTACTTCCTTCTCTTCTGCTTGTTGCT GTAGTCCAGCATGTCCTCTCTTCCTCCTGGGAAATGGTTACAGTAACACTTGGCAGTGAACACTACACCGACAACGGTAAACACAATGTCTTAGACGATTTCTACGAACTG ttcgACGAGTTTGCTGAACAGCAAGGTATTCActtcaacaaaagaaatttccgTGAAATTGAAACAAACATCAGCGGCTTACCAGTCGCTAAGTACGGACTACGCGGCGTCGACTGCGAGCAG TTACGACAGTTCCTCAGCAGCATCAAGGCCCAGAAGTACCATCTTCAGTATGCGTCTGTGAAGTGCGGTCCAATGACATTCTCGTTCTGCATGGGCTTCTCATGCAATCCTGATGATTTCGGCGTGAAGGGTTACAACAGGACTACCCATACTGCATATAAAAAATGA
- a CDS encoding hypothetical protein (NECATOR_CHRIII.G12225.T1) codes for MATGERRSNLRLLRTSLILDQGDTRTTRHGDCLRLCTYNARTVSTDADLHALLGAAERIKFHVIALQETKCRRSDVRQMNDGTLVIRGEKVPSRNVGGVGFVVHPSVVHLVDSHEILSPRLAILRLRPLRQKSISIINCYSPTSAADDSELDAFYEELEEVVHNEKSFYKFVVGDFNAKLGKATEEEYRIGRFGLGDRNENGNRLAGLLSAARLFHGNSLFMKKDHRRWTWESPNGATRAEIDHILTNRRWCLLDVSVVPSFCSGSDHRLLRAKIRLSHTMEKNICYRQRRRKEVVYDDCALEDSLSQGDWHIEEDPNVDYEMLLRGLRACAERASKSRTTNLDRISKTTKELLGRRRALRLDPNASHIEQLVANNSCRKALQEDLLKYRQKKILEAAQRRTSLKKCRRDLREYNIPLATLLSEDGTRTSRREMEIITERFYSNLFRSSTPVSSPIIPTGEALPRILPSEVRVAIKSMKPGTAPGPDFISADFLRAGGHPLHVILAVHMTSYLQKERIPDQWKTSRTVLIHKKGD; via the coding sequence atggcgaccggtgagaggcgatcaaatctcaggttgctcaggacgtcattgattctggaccaaggcgacacacgcacgactcgccatggagactgtctcagactgtgtacttacaacgcgagaacagtttccacagacgccgacctgcatgcccttctcggagctgcagagcgtatcaaatttcacgtgattgctctgcaggagaccaagtgcagaaggagcgacgtacgacagatgaatgacggtacactcgtcattcgtggagagaaggttccgtcgcgaaatgtaggcggtgttggtttcgttgtgcacccatctgtcgtccatctcgtcgattctcacgagatcctgtcacctcgtctggccattcttcgcctccgccctctgcgccaaaaatccattagtatcatcaactgctattcaccaacatcagcagctgatgattccgaattggacgcgttttacgaggagctggaggaagtagtccacaacgagaagtccttttacaaattcgttgtcggagacttcaacgcaaaactaggaaaggccacagaagaggaatacaggattggaagatttggactaggggaccggaatgaaaatggcaatcgtctcgccgggctgttgtctgccgctcgcctctttcatgggaactctcttttcatgaaaaaagatcatcgtcggtggacatgggaatcgcccaatggcgcgactcgtgcggagatcgaccacatactcaccaaccggaggtggtgtctacttgacgtctcagtagtaccatccttttgtagtggttctgatcaccgtctccttcgtgcgaaaatacgtcttagccacacgatggaaaagaacatctgctatcggcaacgaaggagaaaagaagtcgtctacgacgattgcgcacttgaggactccctgtcccaaggtgactggcacatcgaggaggacccaaacgtggactacgagatgctgctcagaggattacgagcctgtgctgaacgtgcctcgaagtcgcgcacgacaaacttggatcgaatttcgaagaccaccaaggaattgttaggaagaagaagggctttgaggcttgatccgaatgcatcgcacattgagcagttagtagcaaacaatagctgcagaaaagcgttgcaggaggatcttttgaagtacaggcagaagaagattctagaagcagcacaaagaagaacgagtctaaagaagtgccgcagggatctccgcgaatataatattccgctagcaaccttgctgagcgaagacgggactcgcacttctcgtcgtgagatggaaatcattacggagaggttctactcgaaccttttccgttcatcaactcctgtgtcaagcccaatcatccccactggcgaagctctaccacggattctcccttcggaagtacgagtcgctatcaagagcatgaaacctggcacagcccccggacctgattttatatcagcagactttcttcgggctggtggccatccgcttcatgtaatcttagcagtgcacatgacatcctatcttcagaaagaaaggatcccagaccagtggaagacctcgcgaaccgttcttatccataagaaaggtgactga
- a CDS encoding hypothetical protein (NECATOR_CHRIII.G12227.T1) → MWFMGAWHGKNRHLASLSKAATRSRYRFFGHIMRRLAGRLVHSSLKSSSEFKREATMELLERRDEGALENN, encoded by the coding sequence ATGTGGTTCATGGGTGCATGGCATGGAAAGAATCGACATCTTGCTTCGCTGTCGAAAGCAGCCACAAGAAGTCGTTATCGTTTCttcggtcacattatgaggagGCTAGCAGGTCGCCTTgttcattcttctttgaagAGCTCTTCTGAGTTCAAGAGGGAAGCCACAATGGAACTTTTGGAGAGACGTGATGAAGGAGCGCTTGAGAACAATTAA
- a CDS encoding hypothetical protein (NECATOR_CHRIII.G12226.T1): MSEVSNSFSAWETLPEDEPPLCIAVRRAVSPPRHYEAVNRCGGKFIQASTCQHVNMKHGVVAQELALEALSIPIWRLPLSSYSSQDDTISFANRIVVHFRIRIDSDNYRIAPRISLTRRITAGDRLPVSAEPGLTHDILVSRTSVRSKACNQVTGRCKGGGLESPPTNKLHMSTPGERKFSRKLMGLEACNLPMGFKKNYAKHSNRKESPDYAGKPDTVAPSRTLLQESCRLPKRKRTRMAICTYNARTFASKAAIEDLMMQAKKIKYDVIGLTETRRRHSLNAVYETGEELFLGTCDSRGVGGVGVLVNTSMTKNIDSFEQLTTRIGRLWMRRCGPTPALTIFVAYAPTSSYEEEEEVEAFYMDLEKFYREDHAFYKVIIGDFNAKFGPRRTLEELHIGTHGLQWNDQGERLSEFIMTTKTIHGNSQFQKPSSLCWTWESPGGGYRNEIDHIIVNKRFCLTDVGVVPKFYTGSDHRLLRGRFSFTKRAEKAAKFRERNPRTAINWDLFATQSGFWEDSAMDNIDEEYDRLGEHLHDCAKKAESFKTTKRRLSLETLELIRQRGAARAAGNQELTSELVRLCREAIKEDLKERRAEVLAEAAEAGKSIRYARRDFASRKTRMTALRNPKGTAIASRRGMEKIIYDFYSDLFDSHVHLPPPHLREDGQVIPEVLPSEIRHAIMSVRNRTAPGPDRIRPEHLKSLPPVLINTLARLFTRYLSECKAPKQWKTSKTVLLYKKGDLHDIGNYRPICLLTIDHIHTVSKLIEVSREYKMPLCLTFIDLKKAFDSVETEAVVEALDNQGVPTQYIKVLRELYSNFTTGFSPFYNIVIDVKRGVRQGDTISPKISTTLSLENAMRKLEWDDMGVKVDGRQLHHLRFADDIVLITPSISQAERMLTEFDETCGCTGLQLNLQKTMFMRNGWVSDAPFTLNGTIISECTSYVYLGRELNMMRYLTPELGRRRRAAWGAYKSIEDVVKKTRNTQLSAHLFNTTVLPSLTYASETWAFRKH, encoded by the exons atgtcggaagtgtcgaactccttctcagcttgggagaccctgccggaggacgaacctccgctgtgcatcgcagttcgacgcgcagtgtcacctccacgccactatgaggcggtaaaccgttgtggaggaaaaTTTATACAGGCGTCAACATGTCAACATgtcaacatgaagcacggtgtagttgcgcaGGAgcttgcgctcgaagcgctgaG CATTCCCATCTGGCGGTTACCGTTATCCTCATATTCATCGCAAGATGACACAATTTCCTTTGCAAATCGGATTGTCGTACATTTTCGCATTCGCATCGATTCTGACAACTACCGAATCgctccacggatctccctcactaggaggatcacagccg gggatcgactccctgtttctgctgagccaggactgactcatgacatccttgtatctcGCACGTCGGTTCGgtcaaaagcctgcaatcaagtgactgggaggtgcaagggaggcggtttggagtcgcctccaacaaataagctccacatgtccactccgggagaacgaaagttctcccgaaaactcatgggactagaggcttgcaacctgccaatgggttttaaaaaaaattacgcaaaacacagtaatagaaaagagtctcctgattacGCAGGAAAGCCTGATACGGTAGCGCCAAGTAGGACGttgttgcaggagtcatgtaggctaccaaaacggaaaaggactaggatggcgatctgtacttataacgcacgtacgttTGCATCgaaagcggccatcgaagatctgatgatgcaagccaagaagatcaagtacgacgtcatcggactgaccgagacgagacgacgtcactctctcaacgccgtatatgaaactggagaagaactgttcttaggaacatgcgacagtagaggtgttggtggagttggcgttttagtcaacacgagtatgacaaagaacatcgactcttttgaacaacttacgacccgaattgGACGTCtgtggatgagaagatgtggcccaacaccagctttgactatcttcgtcgcttacgctccaacatcaagctacgaagaagaagaagaagttgaagctttctatatggacctggagaagttctaccgagaagatcatgccttctacaaggtcataattggcgatttcaacgccaagtttggcccaagaagaacgctggaggaacttcacatcgggacccacggcctacaatggaatgaccagggggagaggctctccgagttcatcatgacgactaagaccatccatgggaactcgcaattccagaagccctcctctctatgctggacgtgggagtcacctggtggagggtaccgtaatgaaatagaccacatcatcgtcaataaaaggttctgcctgacggacgtcggtgttgtaccaaagttctatacgggatcggaccatcgcctcctccgaggaagattttccttcacaaagagagcagagaaagcagCCAAGTTCAgggagagaaatcccaggactgccatcaactgggatctcttcgctacgcaatccggcttttgggaagattccgcaatggacaacatcgacgaggaatatgaccggcttggtgaacaccttcacgactgcgcgaagaaggctgagagttttaaaaccaccaagaggcgcctgtctcttgaaactcttgagctgatacgccagcgtggagcagcacgagccgcagggaaccaagaactcacgtccgagctcgtaaggctttgcagagaggcaataaaggaagaccttaaagagagaagagcagaagtgctggctgaagctgcagaggcggggaaaagcatccgctatgcccgtcgagacttcgccagtcgcaagacaaggatgactgctctccggaacccaaagggaacagccattgcatcgagaagggggatggagaaaatcatctacgacttctactctgatctcttcgacagccatgtccacttacCTCCTccccatctgagggaagatggacaagtcattccagaggttctcccgtccgaaatacgacatgccatcatgtcagtaagaaatcgtacggcacccggtcctgacagaataagaccagaacacttgaagagccttccgccagtactcatcaacaccctggcgaggctctttacacgttatctgtcggaatgcaaggctcctaaacagtggaaaaccagcaagaccgtgttgttgtataaaaagggagatctacatgacatcggcaactatcgtccaatctgcttact cacgattgaccacattcacactgtttcgaaactcatcgaggtatcacgagagtacaagatgccgctctgtctcaccttcatcgacttgaaaaaggccttcgactcagttgagacggaagcggtcgtggaagccttggacaaccaaggcgtccctactcagtacataaaggtacttcgagagttgtacagtaacttcacgaccggattttcgccattctacaacatcgtcattgacgtgaagaggggggtccgacagggtgatacaatttcaccgaAAATATCCACAACCCTatccctcgagaacgcaatgcgaaagttggaatgggacgacatgggagtgaaggttgatggtcggcagctacaccatttgcgctttgctgatgacatcgtcctgataacacctagcatcagccaagcggaacgaatgctgaccgaattcgacgaaacatgtggatgcaccggtcttcagctgaatctacaaaagacgatgttcatgcggaacggttgggtctcggatgcccctttcacgctcaacggaacgatcatatccgaatgcaccagctacgtttatctgggtcgggaactgaacatgatgagaTACCTGAcacccgagctgggcagaaggagacgagcggcttggggagcgtacaagagcatcgaggatgtagtgaagaagaccaggaacacccagctaagtgctcacctcttcaacaccaccgtacttccttctttgacctatgcttcggaaacctgggcatttcgcaagcactaa